TCGCCCGGGCGCTCCCACTGCCCGAACCGGGCCCGCCCCGGCTGCCCGACGCGCTCACACTCGTGCGCGCGTTCCTCGACACGGTCGCCGACACCCTGCCCCGCCGCCCCGACGGCACCGGTGCGTACTCCGCCGACGAGCCCCGGTACGTGCCGCAACTGCGCGACTGGGCCGGGGAGACAGCCGCCGTGGACAGCGGGATACGGCTGTCGCTACGGGTCGAGGCGGACCCGGACGACGTCGGCACCGGGCCGTTGCGGGCAGTGCTCCAGGTCGCCGACCGGGCCGACACCGGCTCGTTGGTGGACGCCCGTACGCTCTGGGACCGAACCGGCGCACCCGGCCCACGGATCAGCCACCCGGAGACCGTACGCACCGACACCATGCTCGCCGTACGCCGGGCCGGACGGGTCTTCCGCCCCTGCTGCGGCTGCTCGACGACGCGGTGCCGGACACCCTGCTGCTCGACGACGACGAGATCGACGACCTGCTCGGCGGTGCTGCCGCCCGGCTGGCGGCGGCCGGGGTGGCCGTGCACTGGCCCCGGGAACTCGCCGCCGACCTCAGCACCACCGCCGTACTCGCCGGCTCCGGCCGGCAACCACCGGCCAGCGTCGGCGGCCTCTTCGGCGACGGCCGGCTGCTGGAGTTCAACTGGCAGGTGGCGCTCGGCGGAACCACGCTGACGCCGGCCGAGATGGACCACCTGGCCGAGGCGCACCGTCCGGTCGCCCGGTTACGTGGGCGCTGGGTGCTGGTCGACCCGGAAACCGCCCGGCGGGTCCGGCAGCGGGCACTGCCCGCGCTCCATCCGGTCGCGGCGCTCGGGGCCGCGTTGACCGGCACGGTCGACGTCGACGGGCGCCCGGTCCCGGTCGCGGCGACCGGCTGGCTGGAGGAGCTGCGGTGGCGGGTCGCCGACCCCGACGGCGGTGCCGAGCCGGTGGCCGCCCCCGACGGCCTGGCCGCGACGCTGCGCGACTATCAGTTGCGCGGGCTGCGGTGGCTGATCCGGATGACCTCGCTCGGACTCGGTGCCTGCCTCGCCGACGACATGGGACTCGGCAAGACGGTCACCCTGATCGCGCTCCACCTGCACCGTCAGCGGGAGCCGGAGAGCGCGGGTCCGACCCTGGTGGTCTGCCCGGCCTCGCTGCTCGGCAACTGGGAACGGGAGATCCGCCGGTTCGCCCCCGGCGTGCCGGTACGTCGGTTCCACGGTGCCGTACGTGACCTCGACAGCGCCGACGGCTTCGTCCTCACCACGTACGGGACGATGCGGGTGGACGTCGCCCGGTTGGCCGGTCACGGCTGGGGGATGGTCGTCGCGGACGAGGCCCAGCACGTGAAGAACCCCGCCTCGGACACCGCGAGGGCGCTGCGGGCCATCGGCGTCCGTACCCGGGTGGCGCTGACCGGCACGCCGGTGGAGAACAACCTCGCCGAACTCTGGGCGATCCTCGACTGGACCACACCGGGGCTGCTCGGCCCGCTGCCCGTCTTTCGGGAGCGGTGGATGCGTCCGGAGGGGACCGCCGACCTGGACCGGTTGGCCCGGCTGGTCGGCCCGTTCCTGCTCCGGCGGCGAAAGACCGATCCGGGTATCGCCCCGGAGCTGCCGGCGAAGACCGAGACCGACCAACCGGTGACGCTCACCCCGGAGCAGGCCGGTCTCTACGAGGCGGTGGTCCGGGAGACCCTCGACCAGATCCGGGGCAGCACGGGTATGGCCCGACGTGGACTGGTGCTGGCACTGCTCACCGCGTTGAAGCAGATCTGCAACCACCCGGCCCACTACCTGGGCGAGGAGGAGCCCCGCCTGTCCGGCCGTTCCGGGAAGCTGGAACTCCTCGACGAACTCCTCGACACGATCCTCGCCGAGGACGGTGCGGTGCTCGTCTTCACCCAGTACGTGGCAATGGCCCGACTGCTCGAACGGCATCTCGGCGAGCGTGGGATCAACACCCGGATGCTGCACGGCGGCACCCCGGTCGGGCGGCGTGAGGAACTGGTGGCGGAGTTCCAGGGCGGTGGCTTCCCGGTCTTCCTCCTGTCGCTCAAGGCGGCCGGCACCGGGCTCAACCTGACCCGCGCGGACCACGTCGTGCACTACGACCGGTGGTGGAACCCGGCCGTGGAGGAGCAGGCCACCGACCGGGCGTACCGGATCGGACAGACCCGACCGGTGCAGGTGCACCGGCTGATCGCGGAGGGCACGGTGGAGGACGTGATCGCACAGACCATCGCCGAGAAGCGGGGCCTGGCCGACGCGGTCCTGGCCGGCGGCGTCGCGGCGCTCACCGAGCTGACCGACGACGAACTCGCCGAACTGGTCTCGCTGCGGGACCGCCCGTGAGCGGCGACGAGGTGCTGGGCTTCCCGGCGTTCCCGAAGGGAATGACCCGGGTGCCCCGGTTCGCCCGCTCGTGGTGGGGACGGGCCTGGCTGACCGCGATGGAGGAGACCGCGCTGGACACGATCCAGCTCCGCAAGGGACGGCGGTTCGCGTACGGCGGGCACGTCGGCTCGATCACGGTCAGCCCGGGCCGGCTCGCCGCCACCGTGTACGGCGACGACGGCGGCGCCTATCAGACCGTGGTGGAGGTCGAGCGCCTCGGCGACGAACAGTGGGACCGGTTCGTCGGCGCCGTCACGGCGAAGGCGGGGCACCTCGCCGCCCTGCTTGACGGGGATGTGCCGCGCGAGCTGGTCGAGGCGGCCCAGGATGTCGACGTACGGCTGCTGCCCGGTCTCGGTGAGCTGCAACCGCACTGCTCCTGCCCGGACTGGGAGTTCCCGTGCCGGCACGCGGCGGCCCTCTGCTACCAGGCGGCCTGGCTGATCGACACCGACCCGTTCGTGCTGCTGCTCCTGCGTGGACGGGGCGCCACCGAACTCCTCGGCGACCTGCGCCGTCAGCCCCCGGAGCCAGAACCGGAGCCGGTCACCGCACCGGCCGGCGTCACCGCCGCACAGGCGTACGCGCTGCCGGTGGCGGCGCTGCCGCCCGTACCGCCGGATCTGCCGGAGCCGGCGGCTGACGCGTTGTTACCGACGGTCGTACCCGGTCCCGGGGTGGAGCCGGTGGCGCTGCGACGGCTGGTCGCCGACGCGGCCCGGCGCGCGCGGGCGCTGCGCGCCGGGAGTGGTCGGCCCCGGTGACGGTGGGCCGCCCCTTCCGTTCGATGACGCAAGGGGCGGCCATATCGGGCGGGTTGGCTCAGGAGATGGTGATCGTGCCGTTGCCGGACCGCACACACGCGACGGTCCGATTCGGGGTTGCCGCCGCGCCGGCCAGGCACTGCCCGAGTACGGCGTGTCCGGCCGCGTTCGGGTGCCACGACTCCTGGCAGGTCTGGAAGTACGAGACACAGCTGTTCGCGATCCGCTGGATGGCGATCTTGTCGTAACCGGAGAGGCTGGTCAGGGGCACCCCGGTCGGTCCGTCCTGGAGCCGGATGGGCGTGGCGAGGGTGCCGGTCGGGCTGTTCGCGCTCTCGCAGAGCCGCGCGCCGTCGAAGGCCCGCTGGACGTTCAGATACACCAGGTCGGCGCTGGGGAACTCGGTCCGCATCGTGTTCGCCACCGACTGCACGAGGGTGCCGAGGTTGCCCGAGAAGAGGTGACCGGCGGCGAGGCTGGCGCGGTGGATCGGGCAGCCGCCGGCGTACCGCTCCGCGCCCAGGTCACGGAACTTGTCCCGGCTGTCGTCGCGCCCGTCCTCCTCGTGGAACTTCGACTCCAGGTCGAACGGCAGCGGGTTGGTGTAGTCCTGGAAGACGATCCGGTGCTGCCCGTCGGGGTCGACCTGGTCGAGCGTGGTGAGCAGTTGCCGTACGGCGTTGGTCGTCTCGGCCGTCGCGGCGCTCACCTGGGCCGGCGTGGCCAGGTCCCCGGCGCTGCACGGCGCCTGCTCGACCGGGCCACCGAGGTAGGCCCAGAACTCCCACCAACCGGTCCAGGCGTCGGCGACGAACCGGTTGGCGCACTTCGACGCCACGTCGCCGAACGTGAAGGAGCTGTTGTTGGACCCGAGCCCGACCAGCACCAGGTCGATGTCGTTGGTCTGGGCGACCGCGCGGAGCTGGTCGAGCTGAGCGGAGACGTTCCGACCGCTGGTCCGGTTGATCGAGGCGCTGGCGATGTCGTGCGGCTGCCCGCCTGAGCAGGCGAGGTTGAACCGGGCCTGGATTCCCGGCAGGTTCGCCTTGTGCAGCGAGGCGTTGGCGGACCGGTGGCAGAAGAACGCGTTGTTGTTCGGCGCCGACCAGCCGGGGAACTCCTGGGGGACGCCGTTGACGTCGGCGACCGAGGTGTACGCGCCGGCGCCCTCGCCGCTGACGAAGCTGTCGCCGAGCGCGACGGCCGCGGTCGGTAGGGCCGCCACCTCGGCGACCGGTCTGGCTGCCGCGCTGGATCGGTCGCTGGTGGCCGACAGCGCATCGACCGCGCTCACGGTCGCGACGAGCGCGACCACGAGTGCGATCCGACGGATCTTGGACATGAATGTGTCCTCCCTGCTGAATCGCAGAATGCGAGATATCTTCGCGACCGCGATCAGACCATGCCCCGAGCCTGTCGTCAACGATCGATGTCCGGGCACCGCTGACCCGCGCCGGATCGGTCGGCGGTGGAGTCGGAGGCGAGGCCGGCTCCGGCCCCTCGGCGCTGCGAGGGGCGTCAGCGCCGTACCGCGTCCACTTCGGTTGGTAGCTGGCCTGCCAGGTCGGCGAGGTCGGACGCGACGATGTCGAACTGGTCCGTCGGGTCAGGGGCGGTGCCGCCAGGGCGGGCGACGTACGCGGTCATCAGCCCGTGCTCCGCCGCGGCCCGCAGGTCCCAGGGGTGGGTGGCGACCATCATCGTCCGGCCGGGGTCCAGGCGCAGCATCCGCAGTGCCAGCCGATAAACCGCCGGATGCGGTTTGTACGCCCGGACGAGTTCACCCGACAGCACGCAGTGCCAGCGCAGCCCGCCCTGGCGGGACAGGTCGGCGAGCGTCGGGAGATCCGCGTTGGAGAGCGCCACGGTCAGGAACCGCTCGGCGAGACTCGCCAGGGCCGCGGCGGAATCGGGCCACGGCCGCAGCCGGTGTCCCGCCGTCGCCAGTCGCTCCAGCGCGGGGCGGTCGAGCGGTATCCCGTGCTCCGCCGCGATCTCGTTGATCGTCGCCCGGCGGACCTGGTCCTGCGACGTCCAGGCGATCTCACCGGCGTTGACCAGGCGCTGCTGTTCGCTGATCCGGCGCGCCCACTCCCGGGACAGTCGGGTGGACTGCGACGGGTCGGACCCGGCCTCGGTGAGTGCCGAGCCGACCTCGTCCGCCACGGATCCCGTCTCGTCGACCAACGTGCCGAGTACGTCGAAAAGGAGGGTGCCGACCCGCCGCCGTTCACCAGCCACTCGCCGAGGCTATCGCTATTCGGCTGTTTCATATCAAACACGGGCATCTTCGTCGTGCTGCCTCTTCGAGGTTGACCTCAACATTTGTTGAGGTTGGAGACTGTGCTCTCCGACAACGAGGGGACGGATCGATGCAGGTTGCGGCGTTAACGGAGTTCGGCGGCCCGGAGGTGCTCCGGCTGATCGAGGTGGAGACCCCGCAGGCGGGTGCGGGCCAGGTCCGGGTCCGGCTGAGGGCGGCCGGGGTGCAACCGTACGACTGCGCGGTGCGGGCCGGCTGGACACCGCCCGGGGTGTCGCCCGGCTTCCCCCGCATCCCCGGCAACGAGTTCGCCGGGGTCGTCGACCAGATCGGTGCGGGGGTGACCGGGGTCGAGGTCGGCGCCGAGGTGCTCGGCTTCGGGCAACTCGGCTGCTACGCGGAGCACCTGGTCGTCCCGGCCGACCAGATCACCGGAAAGCCGGAGTCGATGCCGTGGACGGTCGCGGGCGGCTTCACCGCCGGTGCCCAGACCGCCCACATCGCCCTCCAGGCACTCGGCGTCGGAGCGGGAGACCTGCTGCTGGTGCACGGAGCGGCCGGCGCGGTCGGCACCGTCGCGGTGCAACTCGCCCGGCTCTGGGGCGCCACCGTGATCGGCACCGCCCGCGAGGAGAACCACGACTACCTGCGCGGGCTCGGTGCCATCCCGGTCGCGTACGGCGACGGCCTGCGCGAGCGGGTCCTGGAGCTCGCCCCGGACGGGGTCAGTGCCGCCCTGGACGGTGCCGGCGGGGACGCGCTGCGGGTCTCACTGGAACTCGTGCCGGACCGGCAGCGCATCCTCACCCTGGTCGAGCACGGCCAGGCCGAACCGCTCGGGATCCGGGTGACGCCCGCCCTTCGCTCGGCCGAGCGCCTAGCCGAACTTGTCGAACTGCACCGGCGCGGTCAGCTACGGATCCACGTCCGCGAGACGTTCCCGCTGAATCGTGCGGCGGACGCGCACCGGGAGGTCGAGACCGGGCACGGCCGGGGCAAGGTAGTGATCACCATCGACTGACCGGGGTCATGGGGACGCCCCGGCACGGGACGTCCCCACCTCCGACATCTGTGGACGGGTCAGTTCGCCAGCGCCACCGGCGCCGGGTGCAGCTCGACCCGGACCGCCGTACCTGGGGCGTAGTCGGCCAGCCGGGCGCTGGAAACCTGGGCGACCACCAGGGTGTCGTCCGGCATCGCGACGGTCACCCGGCTGATCGGGCCGAGGAAGCTCGCCGCGAGAACCCGCCCGGTGCCGTCCGGGTCGGCCACCAGGTCGACCGCCTCCGGGCGGACCAGCGCGGTCACCGGCGCGTTCGGGTCCGACGGCGCGTCGCCCGGTTCGACCAGCGGCAGCGTCGCACCGAGCACCTCCACCCTGTCGGCACTGACCCGGCCAGGCAGACGGTTGCTCAGCCCGACGAAGTCGGCCACGAACGCGCTCGCCGGACGCAGGTAGATCTCCGCCGGTGGCCCCAACTGCTCCAGCCGGCCACCGCGCATGACACCGACCCGGTCGGCCACCGCCAGCGCCTCCTCCTGGTCGTGCGTGACAAAGAGGGTGGTGGTGCCGACCTCGATCTGGATCCGGCGGATCTCGTCCCGGAGCTGAACCCGTACCTTGGCGTCGAGCGCCGACAGCGGCTCGTCGAGCAGCAGCACCCGGGGCTCGATGGCGAGCGCCCGGGCCAGCGCCACCCGCTGCTGCTGCCCGCCGGAAAGCTGGTGCGGGTACTTGTCCGCGTGGCCGCCGATGCCGACCAGGTCGAGCATGTTCCCGGCCCGCTCACGCCGGGCCGCCGCCGGGCGTCCACGCAGTCGGAGCCCGAACTCGACGTTCTCCCGCGCGGTCAGGTGCGGGAAGAGGCTGTACGCCTGGAAGACCATCCCCATGTCCCGCCGGTTGACCGGACGGTCCGTGATGTCCTCGCCGTCGACCAGCACCCGACCCGAGTCGGCCTCCTCCAACCCGGCCAACACCCGCAGCGCGGTGGTCTTGCCGCAGCCGGAGGGGCCGAGCAGCGCGACCATCTCGCCGGGGGCGAGTTCGAGGTCGAGCCCGTCCAACGCGAAGGTGTTGCCGAAGCGGCGATGCAGGGCCTCGAGGCGCACCGTGACGCCCTGCCGGGCGCCGGCGCGGGCGCCGGGCGCGGTGGCGACGCTGGTCGTACCGGTCACCGTGTCTCCTTCGGGGAAGTCCGGCGTCGACCGCCGACGAGGGACAAGAACATCAGTAGGACGAATGCGAGCACCAGCGCCGTCAACGACACCGCGACCGACATCGTGGCGCTGCTCTTGCCGAGCAGGTTGATGGCGACCTGGAGATTGCTCCGGTTGAGCAGGGAGGCGATGGTGAACTCGCCCAGCACCAGCGCCACGGTGAGGAACGCGGCGGAGAGCACGGCCGAACGGATGTTTGGCAGCACCACCCGCCAGATCACCGTGGCCCAGCTCGCGCCGAGGCTGCGGGACGCCTCGGCCAGGGTCCGTACGTCGATCGCGGAGAGCCCGGCGTCGATCGACCGGTACGCGTACGGCAACACCAGGATCGTGTACGCGAAGGTGAGCGTGAGCGGGGAGACGCCGAGGAAGTACGTCACCCAGGCGTAGACCGGGGCGAGTCCGACCACCAGCACGATCGCCGGGATGGTCAGCGGCAGCAGGCAGACGAACTCCACCAGCCGGCGCAGCCGGGGCAGCCGCAGGCGTACCCAGACGACGGTCGGGACCAGCAGCAGCAGGGTGAGGGCGACGGTGAGCAGGACCAGCCCGAACGAGGCGGTGATGCCGGCCGACAGGTCCGGGTACGTCTCGCCGAGCTGTCGCCAGTCCAGCAGCAGTTGCCAGGTCTCGAAGGTCACCGAGCCGTTCGCGCCCCGGGTGGTGAACTCCAGCATGGCCAGCAGCGGCAGCAGGAAGAAGATGCCGAGTCCGGTGATGACGGTCCAGCGGAAGGCCCGCTGACGCCGGGCGCGGCGTCGGATCACCCCAGCCATCGCGAACTCCTTCGCTGTAGCACCGCGTAGAGCCACATCACCAGCGCGACCACCACGATCATGCCGAGTGCCATGGCCTTGCCCAGGTTCTGCTGGCCGAGGATCACCTCGCTGGTGAGTGCGCCCCGGATCTGCAGCGGGATGATCGGGCTGCCCTGGCTGACCAGCGCGGCGGCGGTGGCGTACGCCGAGAAGGCGTTGGCGAAGAGCAGCAGCGTCGCGCCGAGGAACGGGGGAGCGAGCAGTGGCATCGCCACCATCCGCCAGTACTGCCAGGTCGAGCCGCCGAGGCTCTCCGCCGCCTCGCGCCACTGTGGACGGATGCCGTCCAGGGCGGGGAGGAAGACGATGACCATAAGCGGCACCTGGAAGTAGGTGTAGACGAGGAGCAGGCCCGGCAGTTCGAAGAGCCAGACCCCGTGCGAGTAGATGTTGATGCCGAGGTTGTCCTGGAGGAAGACGGTGACGAAACCGCTCAGCCCGATCGTGGCGACGAACGCGAAGGCGAGCGTCACGCCGCCGAACTGGGCGAGCACGCCGGCCGCCGAGGTGACGACCCGGCGCAGCACGCCGTCCGGCTTCGCGGTGACCAACGCGTACGCGAGCAGCCCGCCGAGGACCGCGCCGACCAGTGCGGTGACGGCGGAGAGCAGGATGCTGCGTCCGAACGCCTCCAGGATGTACGAGGTGCCGACCGCCGACAGGTTGTCGAGGGTGAAGCCGCCGCTGTCGCTGGTGAACGCGCCGATGACCACCACCAGGGTGGGGATCGCCAGGAACACCACGACGAACGCGAAGAACGGGACGACGCCGAGCAGATCACGGCCCGGCAGGCTGGTCCGGCGCCGGGAGGCCGGGACGGGCCGAACCCCGGGCGCGGGCGCCACGGGGTCCGGGTGTGGCGTAACGACGGTCATCGTCGCCTCAGCCCACTGCCTTCGCCCAGTTGGTGGCCAGGCTCTCCTTGGCCTTCGCGGTCTGCGCCTCGGTGAGGAACACCGGCTCGCCGCTGGTGACGGGGAGCTTGCCGTACGCGGCCTGGTCGATCGTCCCGGCCTTGGCCATCGCGTCGGCCCGGACCGGACGCGCGCCACCGCCGAGCCACAGGTTCTGGCCCTCGTCGGAGTAGAGGAACTCCTGCCACAGTCGCGCGGCGGCCGGGTGCGGGGCGTCCTTGCTGATCGCCTGCACGTAGTAGGAGCCGACCACGGCGTTCGACGGGACCACGGTCTTCCAGTCCATCTTGCCCTGGAGCTTGGCGCCCTGGGCGACGTTCAGGTAGTCCCAGTCGATGACGACCGGGGTCTGGCCCGACTCGACCGTGGTCGCGGTCGGGTCGACCGGCAGGAAGTTGCCGGCCTTCTTGAGCTGGCCGAAGAAGTCGACGCCCTTGCTGACGTCGTCGGCCGAGCCGCCGTTGCCCAGGGCCGCCATCACCACGCCGCTGAAGGCCGCGCCGGCCTGGGTCGGGTCGCCGTTGAGCGCGACCTTGCCCTTGAACTCGGGCTTGAGCAGGTCGGCGACGCTCTGCGGGGCGGGCACCTTGCTGCTGTCGTAGCCGATCGACATGTAGCCGCCGTAGTCGTTCACCCAGGTGCCGTTCGCGTCCTTGAGCGCGGCCGGGATGTCGTCCCAGGTCGCGACCTTGTACGGCGCGAAGAGCGCGGTGTTCGCCGACGCGACCGCCCCGCCGAGGTCGAACACGTCCGGCGCGCCCTCCTGGCCCTTGAGCTGCTTCGCCGCGTTGATCTCGTCCTGGCTGGACGCGTCCGGCTGGGCCGAGTTGACCTTGATGCCGTACTTGGTGTTGAACGCCTTGATGATCTCGCCGTAGTTGGCCCAGTCCGGCGGCAGCGCGATCACATTGAGCTGCCCCTCCTTCTTGGCCTCGGCCACGAGCTTGTCGAGACCACCGAGGTCGGCCACGCTGGCGGCCTTGGCCGCGTCGCTGTTCGACGCCGCGCTCTCCTTCTCCGGGGGCGCGCAGGCGGCGATGGCCAGCGCCGTCGTGGACGCGGCCAGTAGCGCAACTGTTCGGGCAACCGAGATTCGCACACTTCCTCCTTCTACGCCGACGCGGCGTTCGACCAGCCCGCACACTGCGCATTTTCGGCAGTCGTACGCTCGCGGCCGGTCCCGCACATCATGCCTGGCCGCAATCATGTGATCACCGAGGTAAATCGACGCTTCGGTGAACGATTGGCGTTGTCTGGTGGAACGATCGGCGGCACAGCGGCGCGGATAGGTGATATCGGCGGCAACTGCCATCGACTGTCCGAAAATGAACAGACGTCTCCCATGCTCATGCGAGCAGTGGGCGACCAGATTGTCCGTGATGGATCAGGGGCTCCGAGCCGATTCCGAGGCTCTTCCGTTACTTCTCCGAGCTGCCGGTTATAGGTGCGGAGAGTCGGTCGGCAACGAGGAAAGAGTTTTCCTCGTCGGAGCCGGAATCATCCCTGACCGGGCAGTGCGGAGTGTTGTCCCGGTGGCCAGAAAGGCCATTCCTCGAATACGCGGCAACGGCCGTCGTCGGCGAAACGCAGAATCCACAGATCGCGGAACTGCTCGGTGACCGGAAGGCCGTACCGCACCTCAAGGCGGACCACGGCGGTCTCGCCGTCGATCGCGACCACCTGACTGGTCATGCCGAACACCTCGTCCGGCCCCTCCCGCTGGGCCTCCCACATCCGGGCGATCGCCGCCAACCCGCGCACCGGCTCCAGATACGGTCCCTGCTGGTAGCTCGCGTCCTCGGTGAAGATCGTCGCGAGCGTCTCCGTGCCCGCCGTACGCCACGCCCGCTCGTACGCCGCGATCCAGTCCGTCAACCGTTCCCGGTCCATGTCAGTCAGCTTGCCACGCCACCGGGTCAGCCGGCCCGCGAACGGGCGCGTCCGCGCACCTGGAGGAGCGTCAGCCCGCCCCTGCCGGGCGCCCTGCGAAGCCTCACCGCCAGAAGACCGCCACCGCCGCGTTGGCCAGGGTGAGCACGATGATCCCGAGGAAGTGTCCCCGGTTGACGGCGTCCCGCTTACGGGAGAAGAACACCATCGTGAAGATCGCCAGCGCGATCAGCAATTTGGTGAGGAGCTTGGCCGGCGACGGTTCGTCACCGTCACGCAGCGGCGCGGCGAGACCCAGGCCGGAGAGAAGCTGGATGACCGCACCCCAGAGCATCGCGGGGTTGATCCGTATCGTGCCGCTCACGTACTGGGCGATCGAACCGCCCAGCAGCAACGCGAAACCGATCAGGTGGACGTAGAGCAACACCAGGCGTAGGGCTTCCACGGCGGCCATTGTTCCCCATGCCCCGCCGACCCGCTGACCCGCCTCACCACAGGCTCAACCGGCCGGCGTCGGTGCGGGCAACGCCGGGTCGCCGTTCGGACCCCTCATCCGCTCCCGGTAGACCGAAGTCACCCGATGCGAGACTTCGGTTGGTAGCTCGCGTGCTGGCCGGCAATCCAGACTCGTCGTTATGACAGAGTCCCAGCCGGCCCAGCCCACGCGGCGAACCGGGCTTGCCCGGCGGGTGCTACCCGCCGTCGGGCTCGCCCTCCTCGCCCCGTGGGTGGCCGAGTACCTGATGGGAAGCCACTCGGTCCGTGACCTTCCCCTGATCGTCTTCCTCGTGCCGATGTACGGCGGCGGTGCCCTGCTGGTCCGCGAGGTGTCCCGCCGCGCCGGCCGGGGCTGGCCGACCATCCTGTTGCTCGGGCTCGCCTACGGCGTGATCGAAGCCGGACTGCTCGACCAGTCCCTGTTCAACCCCGACTACTCCGGTTTGGACTTCCAAAGCGTCGCGCCGATTCCGGGCCTCAGGGTGAGCGCCTACTTCACGCTGTTGTTCGTCGCCGGGCACGCGATCTGGAGCATCGGTGTGCCGATCGCCATCGTCGAGTCCCTGGTTCCCGACCGGGCCACCACCCCCTGGCTCCGTACGCCGGGCCTGGTGGTGGCCGCCCTGCTCTATCTCGGCGGCGGCGCCATCATCTACACCGAACTGCGGTCGACCGAGAGTTTCCAGGCCAGCACGCTCCAGTCCACCGTCGCCGCGGTGGCCGCCCTCGCGCTCGTCGTCGCCGCCTTCACCGTCCCGCATCGCCACGCCCCCGGTGCCGAGGCGCCGCACCGCCCGAGCCGGCCCGCGATCAGGGCGCCCGAGCACCGGTTACCGGTGCTGCTGCTCGCCCTGGTGGTGTCCAGGCTGCTCTGGATGCCCGAGAACTGGCTCGGGGTCGGGATCACCGCCACCCTGCTCGCCGGCACGACCTGGCTGGTCCTGCGCTGGTCAGCAAGTCCACAATGGTCTCAGGGACACCGGCTGGCGCTTGCCGGGGGCGCCCTGCTGGTGCACGCCTGGGACGGCTTCCACCTGCACCCATGGCGGGCCATTTCACCGGGCGAGGAGCTGGCCAGCGACATCCTGTTCACGCTCGCGGCGATTACCCTGCTACTGGTGACGATTCGGCGCGTCCGGCGTCATCGGCGACGGGTCGAGGAGTCCCCGTCGCTGCTCGCCGCCGGATAGGCCGACCAGCACGACCGCGCCGGGTGCCGGGTGCCGGGCGCCCGGCGGATCGGATGCGCTACGGGGGTGGCTGTGACCGGTGGAGCGGACCGTTCCGACGTCGGCGGTGACATGGGCCT
The Micromonospora pisi DNA segment above includes these coding regions:
- a CDS encoding YybH family protein, coding for MDRERLTDWIAAYERAWRTAGTETLATIFTEDASYQQGPYLEPVRGLAAIARMWEAQREGPDEVFGMTSQVVAIDGETAVVRLEVRYGLPVTEQFRDLWILRFADDGRCRVFEEWPFWPPGQHSALPGQG
- a CDS encoding ABC transporter substrate-binding protein — protein: MRISVARTVALLAASTTALAIAACAPPEKESAASNSDAAKAASVADLGGLDKLVAEAKKEGQLNVIALPPDWANYGEIIKAFNTKYGIKVNSAQPDASSQDEINAAKQLKGQEGAPDVFDLGGAVASANTALFAPYKVATWDDIPAALKDANGTWVNDYGGYMSIGYDSSKVPAPQSVADLLKPEFKGKVALNGDPTQAGAAFSGVVMAALGNGGSADDVSKGVDFFGQLKKAGNFLPVDPTATTVESGQTPVVIDWDYLNVAQGAKLQGKMDWKTVVPSNAVVGSYYVQAISKDAPHPAAARLWQEFLYSDEGQNLWLGGGARPVRADAMAKAGTIDQAAYGKLPVTSGEPVFLTEAQTAKAKESLATNWAKAVG